The segment CTGATGTCGCCCTCTACGGTTGGGCACACAGCGCTACGATCGCCTCCGCCATGTGGTTCACGAACTCTCGACGCGCCGACTCGGGCAGCCGGTCGAGTGAGAGGTACGGGTTGAGGTCTTCGAGCTCGACCAGAAGAAGCGCGCCTTCGACGGTGCGGCACGCGTCCACCCGCGTGATTCCGTGGTCGATGTCGTTCCAGTCGACGAATCGTTGCGCGAACTCCTCGTCCTGCGCAGTAGTCGAGTACGGCTCCAGGTCCCAGCGTCGGCCGGGGTCCGGAGCGTACAAGGAGTATTGAAATGTGCGGCCGATGAAGTAGAACGACACTTCGTACACGAAATCGATTCGCGGCTGAATCAGATGGCCCGCCTCGACTTCCGACAGTTCGGCGCGCCCGATGTGACGCATACCGATCGAGTCGGCACCCCATTTCGGTTTCACCACATAGGCATCGACCTCGGGTAGGCGCGAGACGTCCCGTGGGTCGTCGACGGTAGGAATAACAGGAAAGCCAGCTGCACAAAGGTCGACCAGGTACTGCTTGCCTCTCTGGTCGCCTTTGCCGGTGAGCTGGGTGAAGACCCTCGTACCGTTCTCGCGCGCATGGCGAGTGAACGCGTCGAAAGCATCCTGGTACCCCAGCACAGGCCCGGAGTTCCGGATAACGACAACATCGAACCCGTCCATCAGCGCAAGCGCGTCGAGCGGGTGACACAGCGCAATGTCGACCCACTTGCGGAGCTGCGACGACAGGAAGATGTCCTCGTCGCAGTAGCGTCGGCCCCTTGACAGATAAGCCAGGTCGGTGACGAAGAGAACGCGTGGACGGGGTGCATGCATCGGGCAACTCCTACCGGTCTCGAGACGTCACGATGTCCGTTTGCGGGCCAACAGAAATGCCTGCGATGTCGACTCGTAATCCATCGGAGCGCGATGCACGCGCACGTCCACCTCGAAATCGGCCTCGACGAGCATGGCCACGACTGTGTCGGGGTCGAGTCGGTATGCGTCGTACGAGACCGAGTGTCCATACGCCTGCTCCAGTCGCACTCGCTCGTTGCCTGCTTGAAATGCCAACAACAGCAGACCTTCCGGCACCAGCACCCGGTGCAATTCGGCGAATATCCCCGACAATTGCTGTGGCGGCGTGTGGATGATCGAGTACCAGGCAACGATCCCTACCAGGGAGCTGTCCCCCGCGTCCAATACCTCCATCGATCCGACACCGAATCGCAGGTGCGGGTATTCGCGCCGCGCGACCTCGATCATGTTGGGCGACAGGTCCATTCCCACAACCCCGAGGCCGAGGCGGTGCAAATGTTCGGTGATGCGGCCGGTTCCGCATCCCACTTCGAGAACGTCGCCGCTCGACACTCGGTCCGCAAATGTCGCCAACAGTCCGTGCTCGAGATGTCGCCCGTCGAGTTCGTCGCGAACCAGGTCGGCGTAGCTCTCGGCAACGGTGTCGTAGGCGGCCCTCGTCATCGAAACATGCTGCTGCTCGGTCACGGTGGCTACGGTACCGGCTCACCCGGCGTCGACAGGTAGGAGTGCGTCAGCATCTCGAACAAGTGCCCGGTCGGGTCGCGGAAGTACACTCCGCGGCCACCGTGGTCGGTGTTGACAGTGCCGGGTTCGGTCATTCGAGGATCGGCCCAGTGCTCGACGCCCTGGTCGACCAGCCTGGTGTAGGCCGCGTCGAACAGATCGTCGCCCACCCGAAAGGCATAGTGCTGAACCTGAATATCGTCGAAGGGAGGCTCGGCGAATTGAACGAGCGTGCCGTCGGTGAGTTGGACGTTGACGAACGGCCCCCACGACGGTGCCTCCGGCAGGGCGAACAGCTCGCGAAAGAACGCCGCAGAATCGGAACTGTTCTTCGCAACGATGATGGTGTGATCGAACGAAATGGTCATGCGCTGCCTCCTGGGCAGTACGACGCCTCCATGCCTGACGCAGTCCGTCATCGGCACGCGACGCTGCCGACGATGCTCTCACGGACCCCGAATCCGAGTCAACCGGTGAATTCACGGGCCGGCACCGGTCTTCTTCGGTGACAGTATTGCCGAGGAGAGGAACCCAGCATGGTCGGTCGACTTCTGTTCGTTCACGGTGCCGGCGGATTTTTCGACGACGCGGAGCTGGCGCGCTGGTTGGCCGAAGCTCTGCGCCTCGACCTTCGGATGCCGGAGTTGTCCGACACCGCAATGGGTTTCGAGGACTGGGCCGAACCGGTTCGCCGGCACCTCGACCGGCTCGGACCGGAGGATTCGGTGATTGCGCACTCCTTCGGCGCATCGATCCTCGTCAGGGTCTTGGCAGAACATCGACGGGAACGGCCGCGGCGGGCAACTCTGTTGGCGATGCCGGACTGGACTCCGCGTGGGTGGGACGTCGCCGACTACGCGTTCACCGACCCAGAGCCCGAGACCGACCTGACGCTCGTCCACTGCCGGGACGACGACGTGGTTCCCATTTCTCACCTGGCGCTGAACTCGACGGCTCTACCGTCGGCGACGGTGGTCGAGTTCCCGACCGGTGGTCATCAGTTCGACGGCATGATCGACGCCGTTGCCGCCGAAATCCGCGGATGGACGCGTCCCCGCGGGGACGCTTCTACTGACCCCGATCCTCGTAGTCGATGACGAGGCCGACTCGGTTCGCCAGGAGTTCGACCGATTCGATCCTGCTGACCCCGTCGACCGCCTGGATGAAATCGAACGCATCGCCTCCTGCTCCGCACCCGAAGCAGTGAAAACGTTGCCGGGTCGGTCGAACATGCATACTGGGCGTCCGCTCACCGTGCACCGGACACAGAGCCTTCATCGAGTCCAGTCCCGAGCGGACAAGGTGCGTCCGCTCGCTGATCAAGTCTTCGAGCACGACAGCGGCGCGGATGGCATCCACTGTTCGATCGGGAATGCGCCGCTCCATGGCGTGCACGCTACCGCCGCCGGGGCCGCTCACCGATAGTCGTGGTCGATTCCCGTTGCCCATCGAGAACATTCGACGGCAATCACGTCGTCTCTTCCCCGCAGGAAGTCCCGGGCACCGGAGTCTCCCGACGCCGATGCCACGGCTGCGTCGACGTGTCGACGCGCCAGAACGACCGGATGGCCGGGACGGCCGTCGAACACAGCCCTGGCGAGACCGGTCTCCCGCGCTGCGGAGAGCACTGCCTGCACCACCTCGGGTCCGACGTCCGGGGTATCGACCACGTGCACTACAGCGTATTCCGAGTCCGACGCCGCCGACAGCCCGGTGATGAAGGAGGCGCTCATGCCCTGGTGCCAGTCGGGGGTGTGCACGGCGATCGCGCCGTCGGGCATGGGCGCATCCGCCGCGCCCAGCACCACGACGACTCGATCGCAGCCGCCGTTGCGCAACGCCTGCACCGCCGTCTTCAGCCACAGCCCGTCGTGGGCGAGCACTTTGGGCGATCCGTATCGCGTTCCGGCACCGGCAGCCAGTACCACTCCGACGGCGAGGTCCGACACGATCGCTCCTTTCACTCTCGGTTGGAGTCTTGGATGTTCGCACAACATCCATCTCGAGTACGTCGACAAGTTTGTGCGCGCTCGACTAGCGAGGATAGGCGCGATGACTGATTCTTAGTGCACTTCTCCTGCAGCGTCGCAGGAATCCTGCCCTGTTGCTTCCGCGAGGTGCCCAGCCATGTCCGTCAAGCCCACCACACGCAAACGCGTCCATCCTGTCGACGAAGTTCTCCCCGTTCCGAAACTTGCCGCCTACGGGTTCCAACATGTCGTCGCGTTCTACGCAGGCGCTGTCCTGGTGCCGATCATCATCGGCAGCGCGATCGGACTGACCAACGAACAGTTGATTCACCTGATCAATGCGGATCTGTTCACCTGCGGCATCGCATCGATCATTCAATCGGTCGGATTCTGGAAGGTCGGTGTCCGCCTGCCGCTCCTGCAGGGTGTGACGTTCGCCGGTGTCTCTCCGGTGATCGCGATCGCGATGGCGAACGGCGGCGGCACCGAGGGGTTGCTGTACGTCTACGGTGCCGTCATCGTCGCCGGTCTCGTCACGTTCTTCATGGCTCCGTACTTCAGTAGGCTGCTGCGCTTCTTCCCTCCGGTGGTGACCGGCACCGTCATCACGATCATCGGTGTGGCGCTGCTCCCGGTGGCCGTCAACGATGCGGTGACCAATCCTGCTACTCACGAACAGGATCCGACCAACGGACGGTGGATGGCCTACGCGATCGGCACGCTGCTGATCATCGTGCTGATCCAACGATTCTTCAAGGGCTTCATGGCCACCATCGCCGTGCTTCTGGGCCTGGTGATCGGCAGCGCCGTCGCGTTCGCTCTGGGAGACATGAACTTCGACGGCACCTCGGAGGCGTCGTGGGTCGGTTTCACGCAGCCATTCCTGTTCGGTGTGCCCAAATTCAGTGTCGTCGCGATCATTTCGATGATCGTCGTCATGCTCATCATCGCGGTCGAAACCACCGGCAGTGTGTATGCGACAGGTGAGATCGTCGGCAAGCGCATCAAGAAGGACGACATCGCAGCGACTCTGCGCGCGGACGGAGTGGCCACCGTCATCGGCGGTACGTTCAACTCGTTCCCGTACACGGCCTTCTCCGAGAACGTCGGCCTGGTGCGCCTGACCGGTGTGCGCAGTCGCTGGGTGGTTGCCACGGCAGGCGGCATCATGATTCTGCTCGGCCTGCTACCCAAGACGGCAGCCGTCGTCGCATCGATCCCACCCCCGGTGCTCGGCGGAGCCGCGCTCGCCCTCTTCGCCACCGTCGCCGTGGTCGGAATCCAGACTCTGTCGAAGGTGGATTTCACCGATCACCGCAACCTGATCATCGTCGCCACGAGCCTCGGGCTCGCGATGCTCGTGACCATTCAACCGACGGTCTCCGAGGGTGTGCCCGCGTGGCTGGAGATGTTGTTCGGCAGTGGCATCGTTCTCGGCGCGGTCTCGGCAATCGTGCTCAACGTCTTGTTCTTCCACATCGGTGGTCGCGGGCAGGCCGTCGCCGGTGGTCCGGGCAAGGGCATCACCCTCGACAAGGTCAACGAGATGTCCGCCGAGGACTTCGCTGCCACGTTCGGCGGCTTGGTGCAGGGCACTCCGTGGGTGGTCGAACGCGCCTACCAACAGCGGCCTTTCGCCGATGCGCACGGTCTGCGCGAGGCCTTCCAGGAGGCACTGTTGGCCGGCACCACCGAGGAACAGATCGAGCTGATCAACAGCTACCCCGATCTCGGCAGCGAGGACGCCACCGGCACCCTCAACGCAGCGGATCACGTCGGTTTGTCCAACCTGGAAGAGGACGAGCACGACAACATCGTCCAACTCGCCACCGAATACCGCGAACACTTCGGCTTCCCGTTGGTGATCTGCGCAAGGGAGACGGAGCGCTACGATCGAGTCCTCGCGAACGGGTGGTCGCGCGTCGAGAACGCACCGTCGGCGGAGCGGTCGTTCGCGATGATCGAGATCGCCAAGATCGCGAACTACCGGTTCGACGATCTCGTGGCCGATGCCAACCCGATCGCGGCCGCGCGGTTCGGTCGCATCAACGACTTCAGATAGCGAGCGAGATGTGCTGCACGAATGGATAGGGCTCGACGGGTTCAATCGGCTCAGTGATCGGCAGGCGATGCATGCCCTCTACGAGTGCTGCGCATCGTCGATCTGGGCCCGTCGAGTCGCCCAGGGTCGCCCCTTCGACAGTCGAGACATGCTGTTGGACAGAGCCGATCGAGTGCTCGCCGAGCTGCCCGAGGCGGAGATCGATCATGCGCTCGACGGTCATCCCCGGATCGGCGGCAAGGCCGACAACCCGTCGTCGAAACGCGAGCAGTCCGCGGTGGCGACCGCGGGCACCGAGGTGCTCGAGAAGCTGGCGGCGGGAAATCGCACCTACGAGGAGAAGTTCGGGCACGTCTACCTGGTGTGCGCCACCGGCAGATCCGCGGAGGAACTGCTCGCTATCCTCGAGGAGAGGCTCGACAACGATGCCGAAACCGAAAGACGGGTGCTCCGCGTGGAACTGGCCAAGATCAACCGAATTCGCCTCGGCCGCATGCTGGGTCCCGAGCAGTGACGGGATTGTCGACGCACGTCCTCGACGCCACCTCGGGGACACCGGCGGTGGGGATGCGGGTGCGGTTGTTCCATCCCGAGAAGGGCGAGATCTCCAAGGCCACCACCGATGGAGACGGCCGAATCGGGGAGGTCGTGCCCGGTCCGATCGATCCGGGTGTGTATCGACTCTCGTTCGACACCGGCGATTACTTCGAGGCGACGAAAACACCGGCCTTCTACCCGGAGGTGTCCATTTCGTTCACCGTCACCGATCCCGATGCGCACTATCACGTCCCATTGCTGTTGTCCCCCTTCGCTTATTCGACCTATCGCGGGAGCTGACATGACCGACCTGACCGGCAAGATCGTCCTCGGATCCAATCAGTACGGCAAGGCGGAGAACCGCGTGGTGCGGATCTATCGGGACTCGCCTCGCCACGAGATTCACGACATCAACGTGTCGAGCGCTCTGCGCGGCGACTTCTCTCCCGCGCACCTGGTGGGCGATCAGTCCAACGTGCTGCCCACCGACACTCAGAAGCAGACCGCCTACGCGTACGCCAAGACCAAGGGCCTCCTGCATCTGGAGAGCTACGGCCTCGATCTGGCTCGCCACTACGTCGACGATGTCGAGCCCGTGGACGGAGCCCGCATCGAACTCGAGGAATACGCGTGGGCTCGCGCGGTGATCGACGGCGTCGAGCACGATCACACGTGGACCCGCAAGGGTGACGAGATCCGTACGTCGGCGGTGACCGTCGAGGGCAAGGGTAAGGCGCAGCGGACGTGGGTGATCAGCGGCTTCAAGGAGATGGTGATTCTCAAGTCCACGGGTTCGGAATTCCACGGATTCCTCGAGGACGACCTGACGGTTCTCGAGCCCACGACCGACCGGGTGATGGCGACATCGCTGACGGCGCAGTGGCGATACACCACCACCGATGTCGAGTGGGACGCCGTCTACACGGGCGTGAAGGCGGCGATGATCGAACGGTTCGCCAATCTGCAATCGCTGGCTCTGCAGCAGACTCTGTACGCCATGGGCGAGGCGGTGCTGGAGAAGTATCCGTTCATCGCCGAGATCACGATGTCGGCTCCGAACAAGCATCACTTCGTCTACGACCTGGGCAAGTTCGGCATCGAGAACAACCTCGAGGTGTTCAACGCGGACGATCGGCCGTACGGTCTGATTCAGGCAACCGTCGAGCGCGAGGATGCCCCGGACGCCGGAAGTGCCTGGCGGACATACTCTGTCGTCGGATAGAGCGCTCCGCGCAGGTGAGCAGAACTTCGACCCCTGCTACGAATTTCCGCTCACGTGTGCAGCGCCGCAGTCCACTCCACCAACGGTGCCAGGGCCCGCCAGGCGTCGCGCACCTTCGTCGCAGCCTTGGGTGTCTCCAGCCAGGCGGGTGAGCCGAAATGCTTACCTGCGGTGAGTGACTTGTGGCGCAGGAGGTCGATACGCGGGTGATCGAGCTCGTATCCCCGCGGCTTGGTCTTGAGCTTGTCGCCGCCGATCTCGTAGCCGGCCTTCGTCAGTGTCGCCAGTATCCGCTCCAATTCGGCTCCGCGGACGTCGTCGTCGACGGTGCGGCGGTAGCGGGCAACGCCCTCGGCCGAGGAGTTGTAGAAGCCGCCTGCGACGAACAACCCGGCGGGGTCGATCTGGACATAGAAGCCCAGACTGTCGCCGCGAGCAACGAATCCGCCCTGGTGGGTCTTGTACGGGGTCTTGTCCTTGGAGAAGCGAACGTCACGGTAGGGGCGGAAGACCTTGGCAGTACCGAACTCCGGTTCGAGTGACGCGAGCAACGCCGTCATCGGCCCCTTGACCGCAGTGTCGTAGACCTCCTTGTGCTCGTTCCACCAGAGCTTGCTGTTGTCGGCTTCGAGGTCCTCGTAGAAGTCCAGGGCGGCGAAGGGTATTCCGGTGAAGCCAGTCATCGTTCGATCCTATGCGGCCCCCGTGGCCGACGAACGAGGGATGGATTGAAGCGCGAGGTAGACATCGAGCCGGTCCGAGGTGGAACTCAGATCGCGGCCCAGCAACTCCTCGACTCGCTTGATTCGGTAGCGGACGGTGTTGAGGTGGACGTGCAACGACTCGGCCGTTCGGTTCCACGATCCACCGGTGGCCAGGAACTCACGGAGGGTATCGGTCAGTCCTGCATGGGTACGCCGGTCGTAGTCGAGCAGAGGAGCCAGAACGTGTTCGACGAACGACCGACGCACGTCGTCGGGCAGAGCCGAGAGCATCGAGACCGCCGAAGTCAGTTGCGCACCCGCGGTGACGGTCACCGGGCTGGTCCCTTGCCTGCTGACTTCGAGTGCGTGACGGGCCGATCGCAGCGCGCCGTCGACGGTGATCCCGGTTGCTTCGGAACTGACGCCCACGAGCAGACGGCTGTGTCCGATGCCGGAACCCAAGCGAGTCAATCGGGTTCGCAGTGTGTGCGTGAAGTTCGGATCGTCGGTGTTCACGACAGCGACGATGTCGCCGTGCGTGCTGCACCCGACGCAGCCGCCACCGAAGGAGGTCAGCGTGTCGCTGAGAACCGTACGCAGCATCTCGCGCAGGTCGATCCGTCCGCTGTGGACGACCCTGACGACGACCAGCGAGCGGTCCGGGTCGACGCCTGCCTGACGCAGCCGCGTCAGGGCTTCCGGTCTGGTGCTGTCGGCTTCGATCAACGCCACTGCCTGGTCCGCGATTTCGCGTCGGACCAGCCGTCCCTCCTCGCGCCGGGCACGATCGAGCGCGGCGATGGCCGCGAGCTGGCCGAACGCATCGGAGATGGCGGGTGGGAACGTCGCCATGTCTCCTGCAACCGCCAAGAACCATCGCGTGGTCCGTTGCACCAGCGACGGGCCGATGCCGAAGATGCTGTACACGCCGCCGTCACTGAGAGTGGTTGTCGTGGGCAGTCTTTCGGAGGAGAGCGCAGCGTGCGTCAGCGTGTCCACGTCGGCATCGGAGAACGCCGAGACCTCGGCCACCAGCCGACGTCCGGTCGCCGTGAAGATCAGACACGCCATCCCGGTTTCCCTGGAGGTGTGCAGCGCCAACTCGTCGAGCGCTCTGCCGTCCGCGATCGCGGTGAGCAGCTGGCGTTGCCGGACGAGCGAGGTGTTCAACGAGGCTATGCGGTCTCCCGTGACACGGCCGACGAGAAACTCGGTCACCTCGCCGAACGAGACCGTCTCGGGTACCGCAAGCAGCGGTAGTCCGTGCCGCTCGCAGGCGTCGATCAGATCGGGCGGGACATGGCCGAGCAGCCCTTCACCGGCGGCCAGTGCCGAGGCCCCTGATTCGGCGACGGCCCGGACGAACATCTCACTGTCTGCGGGCGTTCGATGCCACACGAGACCGGTGATGACGAGCTCGCCACCCGCGATGTAGCGCGACGGGTCCGGCAGATCGGTCGTGTACGTCCATCGCAGCGTGCGCCCCAGAGCGTCGGTGTCGGAGGTGAGCAATCGAACGCCGAGCTGCGTGGCGTCGAGCAAGTCCTTGACCTGCACTGCGGTTCCTCCCCCGGCCTTCGCTGAGCGTGCTCGAAACGGCTGAGCTCGTAGGAAGAAACAGTATGCGTGGGTTGTTTCCACCGAGTTTCGGGCGTATCGCCGAACGACCGAAGATCGGTAACAGATACTCATTACAGTTCGAGATGACACATCGGCTGGTGGATCTGCCGGCGTGGCGGATCATCCGGCGAGGACGAGGTGAACGAGGGCCATGGATCTCGGTACTGTCGACGACATTCTGCTTCCCGGCTCCCGCGCGGACCTTCCGCCCGGACGCGCGGACACCGCTGTGCTCGCAGGAGGTACCTGGCTGTTCTCGGAGAAGCAGGACCACCTGGCCACTCTCGTCGATGTCACTGCCTTGGGCTGGGAGCCGTTGACCGTCACCGAGACCGGGCTCTCGATCGCCGCGACGTGCACCATCGAGACTCTGGCGCGCTACGCCTCTCCGTGGCCGGCCACCGCATTGTTTCCCCGCTGCGCAGCAGCGCTGTTGGCCTCGTTCAAGATCTGGAAGACCGCCACCGTCGGCGGCAACATCGCACTGGCCCTGCCTGCCGGAGCGATGATCTCGTTGACCGCAGCGCTCGACGGCGTCGGGCAGGTGTGGTCCAGTGATGGGCCGGATCACGACTACGGCATCGCGATTGCAGATCTGGTCACGGGCCCGCATACCAATGCCCTTCGACCGGGGGACGTGCTGCGCAGCATCGAGATTCCGCTGCGCGCACTCCGGTCGCGAACGGCGATGCGCAAGCTCGCACTGTCACCGCTCGGGCGGTCGGCCGCCGTGGTGATCGGGCGGGTAGACGACGGTGGCGAATTCGTTCTGACCGTCAGCGCGTCGACCGTCCGTCCGTTCGTTCTGCGCTTTCCGAGCCTGCCGACGGCGGGCGAACTCGACGACGCTCTCGCCGCCACCATCGGGCCCCAGCACTGGTACGACGACCCCCATGGGGCTCCGGACTGGCGGCGTCACATCAGTTGCACTGCAGCGCAGCAGATTCGCGAGGAGTTGTCATGATTGTGGACATCAACGGTGTGCCGACCGATGTCACTCCACGGCCCGGCCAGTGTCTGCGCACCATGCTCCGTGAACACGACCACTTCGAGGTGAAGAAGGGGTGCGACGCGGGCGACTGCGGCGCATGTTCGGTTCTCGTCGACGGCGAACCGGTGCATTCGTGCATCTTCCCCGCGTTTCGGGCGGCCGACCGGTCCGTCACCACCGTCGCGGGTCTCGGTACACCGGACGATCTGCATCCGATGCAGAGCCGGTTCGTCGAAGCCGCCGGATTCCAGTGTGGATTCTGCACTGCGGGAATGGTCGTCACCGCCTCGACGCTGAGCGAGGAAGACCTGGACGAGCTTCCCGAACGGCTGAAGGGAAACCTGTGTCGCTGCACCGGGTATCGCGCCGTGTCCGACGCCGTCTGCGGGGTGGTCAACACCGAGAAGTCGGTCGACGGTCCGGCGTGTGGACGGTCCCTCGCAGCACCCGCCAGTACGCGTATCGTCACCGGAACCGAGCCCTACACACTCGACCACACCCCTCCCGGGTTGCTGCACGCCAGTGTTCTCGGAAGTCCGCACGCACATGCCCGGATCGTCTCGATCGACACCACCGCGGCGGAGCAGGTACCGGGCGTGCATCTGATTCTGACTGCGAAAGACAGTCCGGTGACCGCCTTTTCGACGGCCCGCCACGACCGCCGCGTCGACGATCCGGACGACACCCATGTTCTCGATACCGTTGTGCGCTTCATCGGCCAGCGGGTGGCGATCGTGGTCGCAGAATCGGTCGCGGCTGCCGAGGAGGGGTGCCGCGCTCTTGTCGTCGAGTACGACGTGCTGCCCGCAGTGTTCGATCCGGAGTCCTCGCTCGCCCCCGATGCGCCGAAGATCCACGGCGACAAGGACGCGACGGCTCGGATCGCGGATCCGTCGCGCAATCTGGTGGCCGAGCTACACGGACAGACCGGGGACGTCGACGCTGCTGTTCGCGGCGCAGCGGCGGTGGTCTCCGGCCGCTGGACCACTCAGCGGATTCAGCACGTACATCTGGAGACACACGGCACCATCGGCTGGTTGGACGAGACCGGAAAACTGAACCTGCGCACCAGCACTCAGGTTCC is part of the Rhodococcus sp. SBT000017 genome and harbors:
- a CDS encoding FAD binding domain-containing protein, giving the protein MDLGTVDDILLPGSRADLPPGRADTAVLAGGTWLFSEKQDHLATLVDVTALGWEPLTVTETGLSIAATCTIETLARYASPWPATALFPRCAAALLASFKIWKTATVGGNIALALPAGAMISLTAALDGVGQVWSSDGPDHDYGIAIADLVTGPHTNALRPGDVLRSIEIPLRALRSRTAMRKLALSPLGRSAAVVIGRVDDGGEFVLTVSASTVRPFVLRFPSLPTAGELDDALAATIGPQHWYDDPHGAPDWRRHISCTAAQQIREELS
- a CDS encoding PucR family transcriptional regulator; translated protein: MQVKDLLDATQLGVRLLTSDTDALGRTLRWTYTTDLPDPSRYIAGGELVITGLVWHRTPADSEMFVRAVAESGASALAAGEGLLGHVPPDLIDACERHGLPLLAVPETVSFGEVTEFLVGRVTGDRIASLNTSLVRQRQLLTAIADGRALDELALHTSRETGMACLIFTATGRRLVAEVSAFSDADVDTLTHAALSSERLPTTTTLSDGGVYSIFGIGPSLVQRTTRWFLAVAGDMATFPPAISDAFGQLAAIAALDRARREEGRLVRREIADQAVALIEADSTRPEALTRLRQAGVDPDRSLVVVRVVHSGRIDLREMLRTVLSDTLTSFGGGCVGCSTHGDIVAVVNTDDPNFTHTLRTRLTRLGSGIGHSRLLVGVSSEATGITVDGALRSARHALEVSRQGTSPVTVTAGAQLTSAVSMLSALPDDVRRSFVEHVLAPLLDYDRRTHAGLTDTLREFLATGGSWNRTAESLHVHLNTVRYRIKRVEELLGRDLSSTSDRLDVYLALQSIPRSSATGAA
- the uraD gene encoding 2-oxo-4-hydroxy-4-carboxy-5-ureidoimidazoline decarboxylase; the encoded protein is MSVKPTTRKRVHPVDEVLPVPKLAAYGFQHVVAFYAGAVLVPIIIGSAIGLTNEQLIHLINADLFTCGIASIIQSVGFWKVGVRLPLLQGVTFAGVSPVIAIAMANGGGTEGLLYVYGAVIVAGLVTFFMAPYFSRLLRFFPPVVTGTVITIIGVALLPVAVNDAVTNPATHEQDPTNGRWMAYAIGTLLIIVLIQRFFKGFMATIAVLLGLVIGSAVAFALGDMNFDGTSEASWVGFTQPFLFGVPKFSVVAIISMIVVMLIIAVETTGSVYATGEIVGKRIKKDDIAATLRADGVATVIGGTFNSFPYTAFSENVGLVRLTGVRSRWVVATAGGIMILLGLLPKTAAVVASIPPPVLGGAALALFATVAVVGIQTLSKVDFTDHRNLIIVATSLGLAMLVTIQPTVSEGVPAWLEMLFGSGIVLGAVSAIVLNVLFFHIGGRGQAVAGGPGKGITLDKVNEMSAEDFAATFGGLVQGTPWVVERAYQQRPFADAHGLREAFQEALLAGTTEEQIELINSYPDLGSEDATGTLNAADHVGLSNLEEDEHDNIVQLATEYREHFGFPLVICARETERYDRVLANGWSRVENAPSAERSFAMIEIAKIANYRFDDLVADANPIAAARFGRINDFR
- a CDS encoding VOC family protein; this encodes MTISFDHTIIVAKNSSDSAAFFRELFALPEAPSWGPFVNVQLTDGTLVQFAEPPFDDIQVQHYAFRVGDDLFDAAYTRLVDQGVEHWADPRMTEPGTVNTDHGGRGVYFRDPTGHLFEMLTHSYLSTPGEPVP
- a CDS encoding NTP transferase domain-containing protein produces the protein MVSDLAVGVVLAAGAGTRYGSPKVLAHDGLWLKTAVQALRNGGCDRVVVVLGAADAPMPDGAIAVHTPDWHQGMSASFITGLSAASDSEYAVVHVVDTPDVGPEVVQAVLSAARETGLARAVFDGRPGHPVVLARRHVDAAVASASGDSGARDFLRGRDDVIAVECSRWATGIDHDYR
- a CDS encoding DUF2461 domain-containing protein, whose translation is MTGFTGIPFAALDFYEDLEADNSKLWWNEHKEVYDTAVKGPMTALLASLEPEFGTAKVFRPYRDVRFSKDKTPYKTHQGGFVARGDSLGFYVQIDPAGLFVAGGFYNSSAEGVARYRRTVDDDVRGAELERILATLTKAGYEIGGDKLKTKPRGYELDHPRIDLLRHKSLTAGKHFGSPAWLETPKAATKVRDAWRALAPLVEWTAALHT
- a CDS encoding class I SAM-dependent methyltransferase is translated as MTEQQHVSMTRAAYDTVAESYADLVRDELDGRHLEHGLLATFADRVSSGDVLEVGCGTGRITEHLHRLGLGVVGMDLSPNMIEVARREYPHLRFGVGSMEVLDAGDSSLVGIVAWYSIIHTPPQQLSGIFAELHRVLVPEGLLLLAFQAGNERVRLEQAYGHSVSYDAYRLDPDTVVAMLVEADFEVDVRVHRAPMDYESTSQAFLLARKRTS
- the uraD gene encoding 2-oxo-4-hydroxy-4-carboxy-5-ureidoimidazoline decarboxylase, with the protein product MLHEWIGLDGFNRLSDRQAMHALYECCASSIWARRVAQGRPFDSRDMLLDRADRVLAELPEAEIDHALDGHPRIGGKADNPSSKREQSAVATAGTEVLEKLAAGNRTYEEKFGHVYLVCATGRSAEELLAILEERLDNDAETERRVLRVELAKINRIRLGRMLGPEQ
- a CDS encoding alpha/beta fold hydrolase, whose translation is MVGRLLFVHGAGGFFDDAELARWLAEALRLDLRMPELSDTAMGFEDWAEPVRRHLDRLGPEDSVIAHSFGASILVRVLAEHRRERPRRATLLAMPDWTPRGWDVADYAFTDPEPETDLTLVHCRDDDVVPISHLALNSTALPSATVVEFPTGGHQFDGMIDAVAAEIRGWTRPRGDASTDPDPRSR
- a CDS encoding CHC2 zinc finger domain-containing protein, which codes for MSGPGGGSVHAMERRIPDRTVDAIRAAVVLEDLISERTHLVRSGLDSMKALCPVHGERTPSMHVRPTRQRFHCFGCGAGGDAFDFIQAVDGVSRIESVELLANRVGLVIDYEDRGQ
- the uraH gene encoding hydroxyisourate hydrolase, coding for MTGLSTHVLDATSGTPAVGMRVRLFHPEKGEISKATTDGDGRIGEVVPGPIDPGVYRLSFDTGDYFEATKTPAFYPEVSISFTVTDPDAHYHVPLLLSPFAYSTYRGS
- the pucL gene encoding factor-independent urate hydroxylase, translating into MTDLTGKIVLGSNQYGKAENRVVRIYRDSPRHEIHDINVSSALRGDFSPAHLVGDQSNVLPTDTQKQTAYAYAKTKGLLHLESYGLDLARHYVDDVEPVDGARIELEEYAWARAVIDGVEHDHTWTRKGDEIRTSAVTVEGKGKAQRTWVISGFKEMVILKSTGSEFHGFLEDDLTVLEPTTDRVMATSLTAQWRYTTTDVEWDAVYTGVKAAMIERFANLQSLALQQTLYAMGEAVLEKYPFIAEITMSAPNKHHFVYDLGKFGIENNLEVFNADDRPYGLIQATVEREDAPDAGSAWRTYSVVG